The following coding sequences are from one bacterium SCSIO 12741 window:
- a CDS encoding histidine kinase, whose protein sequence is MSTLLKHFLFVLFLGISSWASAQYTRTFSFMHFDQEQGLQGSSVYGLSQDDHGYIWVGTDKGVSRFDGTVFEYYPLQRPQGYDAAERIFKWTNDWQMVVGSHDSLLYLIQKDKPLRALLHRHGAKPVTFVQSPEDQSIAFYNREVITVVDTQLNRREINLNKQKFQWLFAYPFSSDSLFVSNNKETYLIGQDSILLPGVNFITALLPLEDSTLLFGKDKIYALKNGKVQTVRHLDEVKEYVQYAVRDPNGNIWLSGYNEGLYLLQGDRITEVSSSLGFSGDQVTYLFIDRSGNLWISTQSSGLFCLVNNPFTSYSTVDGLSSGHILCMEWTQSGLLVGTSKGINRVNKTGIVGPWNLAQEYDLNASEREALSGYVSEIQDQGERIFYATHVFNSNPRWDKTKGLVDNVFSASIHYGDTVFSGRWGLLILKDRNNLRRNLKRIPGNHERFSKEYFIRWLDRGQHLLLLGTSNGLFTVKSDLEELQRLQVPEEYAYVKFFDALRRPGEWWFATSVGVLVWDGGDTWNRYGTEHGLLSNTVRCLIEDDQHRMWVGTDQGLNLYYDDLITGYTEGNGLISKVVQALAYDSVQQQLWVGTNKGLTRIDLDRIEVSNRVSFPVRIDALELMGDTTLFDASVPEFTWQQNNLRLHYGSINYTNPSGVNYAYRLMPVDTQWHHTQQNVAEYVGLGPGQYRFEVRSKVPGTVWGEVAHRSFIVHAPFWKTAKFLVTILLLLLLLFGFILWSVLRAEKRRALKRQKFIQKINELEQQALNLSMNPHFIFNSLNTIQHYYSHIKNREANRFMADFAQLIRLNLDSSRKGSISLSEEVRRLEIYMRLEQARMDRPFEKEIHVAGDLKTVNLQLPNMIIQPLVENAIWHGVQPLDGPGKIEIRIYRQTNMLIIQVKDNGVGLQAAQSKSRKGHQSHGLSITRERLKMGSENNYLLLRERTENGDPIGGTLAEIGIELNF, encoded by the coding sequence GTGAGTACTTTGCTTAAGCACTTCCTTTTCGTTCTGTTCCTGGGGATTTCTTCGTGGGCGTCGGCGCAGTATACCCGAACGTTTTCTTTTATGCATTTCGATCAGGAGCAAGGACTGCAGGGAAGCAGTGTTTACGGTTTATCGCAGGATGATCACGGCTATATCTGGGTAGGAACAGACAAAGGTGTTTCCCGATTCGACGGTACGGTATTCGAATACTACCCGCTACAGCGTCCTCAAGGATATGATGCTGCAGAACGGATATTTAAATGGACCAATGACTGGCAAATGGTTGTGGGGAGTCACGATTCCTTGCTCTATTTGATTCAAAAAGATAAACCGCTCCGAGCGCTTTTACATCGGCATGGTGCTAAGCCGGTCACCTTTGTTCAATCTCCGGAAGATCAGTCTATTGCTTTCTACAATCGGGAGGTGATAACGGTGGTGGATACCCAGCTTAATCGGCGTGAGATCAACCTGAATAAACAAAAATTTCAATGGTTGTTTGCCTATCCCTTTAGCAGCGATTCACTTTTTGTGTCCAACAATAAGGAGACTTATTTAATCGGTCAGGACTCAATACTTCTTCCGGGAGTTAATTTCATAACCGCTCTTCTTCCTTTGGAGGATAGTACCCTTCTTTTTGGAAAGGATAAAATCTATGCGCTAAAGAATGGTAAGGTTCAAACGGTCAGGCACCTCGATGAGGTAAAAGAATACGTGCAATACGCCGTACGCGATCCAAATGGAAACATTTGGCTTTCGGGCTACAACGAAGGATTATATCTCCTTCAGGGAGACCGAATTACAGAGGTGTCTTCCAGTTTGGGTTTTTCAGGAGATCAGGTGACTTACCTGTTTATAGACCGATCAGGAAATTTGTGGATTTCAACCCAGTCTTCCGGCCTTTTTTGTTTGGTCAACAATCCCTTTACCAGCTACAGCACAGTGGATGGATTGAGTTCAGGACATATACTTTGTATGGAATGGACTCAAAGTGGCCTTTTGGTAGGAACGAGTAAGGGCATCAATCGAGTCAATAAAACGGGAATAGTAGGGCCTTGGAATTTAGCTCAGGAGTATGACCTAAATGCTTCAGAACGAGAGGCCCTCAGTGGATATGTCTCCGAGATTCAAGATCAGGGCGAGCGCATTTTTTACGCTACCCACGTGTTCAATTCCAATCCTCGCTGGGACAAGACTAAAGGGTTGGTTGATAATGTATTTAGTGCCTCAATTCATTACGGTGATACCGTGTTCTCCGGTCGTTGGGGCCTGCTGATTCTAAAAGATCGAAACAATCTTCGTCGAAATCTGAAGCGTATTCCAGGTAACCATGAAAGGTTTAGCAAGGAATACTTCATTCGTTGGTTGGATAGGGGCCAGCATCTTTTGCTCCTGGGCACTTCCAATGGGCTGTTTACGGTAAAATCGGATCTGGAGGAACTTCAGCGTCTACAAGTACCAGAGGAATATGCCTATGTCAAATTTTTTGATGCTTTGCGAAGACCCGGGGAGTGGTGGTTTGCCACTTCGGTGGGAGTTTTAGTTTGGGATGGAGGCGATACATGGAATCGGTATGGGACAGAACACGGTTTGCTTTCCAATACGGTCAGGTGCCTGATAGAGGATGATCAGCATCGTATGTGGGTAGGAACGGATCAGGGACTCAATTTGTATTACGATGATTTGATTACCGGATACACAGAAGGAAATGGCCTGATTTCAAAAGTGGTACAGGCCTTGGCTTATGATTCGGTCCAGCAACAACTCTGGGTGGGAACCAACAAAGGACTGACTCGGATAGATTTGGACCGAATAGAAGTTTCCAACCGGGTTTCCTTTCCGGTTCGTATCGATGCCCTCGAGCTCATGGGAGATACCACTCTTTTTGATGCTTCTGTACCAGAATTTACCTGGCAACAAAACAACCTAAGATTACACTATGGTTCTATCAACTATACCAATCCATCCGGAGTAAATTATGCCTACCGCTTAATGCCAGTGGATACTCAATGGCACCATACCCAGCAGAATGTGGCAGAATATGTGGGGCTTGGGCCGGGCCAATACCGATTTGAAGTGCGGAGTAAAGTTCCCGGAACCGTTTGGGGTGAAGTGGCTCATCGATCTTTTATTGTTCATGCTCCTTTTTGGAAAACGGCGAAGTTTTTGGTTACCATCCTATTGCTGCTGTTACTGTTGTTTGGCTTCATTTTATGGAGCGTTTTACGAGCCGAAAAAAGGAGGGCCCTAAAGCGGCAAAAATTCATTCAAAAAATCAACGAACTCGAGCAGCAGGCACTCAACCTGTCTATGAATCCCCATTTTATCTTCAACTCACTCAATACCATTCAACATTACTACAGCCACATTAAGAACAGGGAAGCCAATCGTTTTATGGCCGATTTTGCCCAATTGATAAGGCTCAATCTGGACTCTTCGCGAAAAGGGTCCATTTCGCTGAGCGAAGAGGTTAGAAGATTGGAAATCTACATGCGACTGGAACAGGCGAGGATGGATCGACCTTTTGAAAAAGAGATTCATGTTGCAGGTGATCTCAAAACTGTTAACCTTCAGTTACCTAACATGATTATTCAACCCTTGGTAGAAAATGCCATTTGGCATGGAGTGCAACCTTTGGATGGACCTGGAAAAATAGAAATCAGAATTTACCGTCAAACCAATATGTTGATCATTCAGGTTAAAGATAATGGAGTAGGGCTACAAGCTGCCCAATCCAAGTCCCGAAAGGGGCATCAATCTCATGGGTTGTCCATTACCCGCGAACGCTTGAAAATGGGATCTGAAAACAATTACTTGCTTCTTAGGGAAAGAACGGAAAACGGAGATCCAATAGGAGGGACCCTGGCTGAAATTGGGATTGAGCTTAATTTCTAA
- a CDS encoding T9SS type A sorting domain-containing protein: MKKLTALLLVLFSIALAHLSAQTLTFFDYQDHLSVTGADNKSITEMVYKDNHLYTVGYFNKLAFINQDTTVHAMQSGTLIAGFVTKSDSAGNLIWAKSFGNPGIATPDDIAVDDQGNLYITGYFGLQIPVDFDPGPGTFLMTSERAHAQFILKLDSRGNFVWARQLPQNSRIPGYLSITLDGAGDVYVAGGFQDTIDLDPGPGVDLNPGNGSQNSFLMKLNPNGQRIWVESDWGGGNLFIRDVQIDPQGGLYLTGACFSSPDLDPGPCERRGTKTFYIAKWDTSRQFHWARDMERVVYSILPDSMGNLYYNGSYQNHNDFDPGPGVDLKPHLPASTMGLYLAKMSAEGIYQWSRAMKFQPNWSHYPMMMGKSGDLLTAGYFDLQAQFDEYDTAVTRTQGGRDAFIVTHSANGEYLGKTTFASSQNESIWHLAGDPNTNNLFVNFSVTRSLDLDPDPQQTVTHSNGIGYFDLVVARYKFCTVLIPTDTVFICPGDSVWVAGAYRKTIGNYSEPTNVPNCNCHTLTTVAAAQSQVKEEIIALCPGKVYTFRNGDTTHLPTKHECTLSFPGACDTTFITHVVSSPPCFKPIYKNASTCVGQLYYFPDGDTSSIATIDTSYVSSPYACDSMIITQLQVVNQNKFSVQASVCQGNFYTFPDGDTSSIATVDTSVMVSQAGCQSTIITHLTISPGFHITENASVCKGQVYMFPDGDTSSMAGTHISHLSSHTGCDSLVETQLTLNPHYERLDSAVICPGDQYLFPGGNIGTMATTDTALLSTQMGCDSTIITVLEVKTLDTVVTEINGVLVARDSLASSYQWIECHTGKHLVGEQQRTFTPTQNGYYGVIISRDNCSDTACFAMETVGIQNGSGVQNQFRVYPNPTERHTLLSHKDESIRYSLTLYNSKGQVLLREDSIKDSQFPIDLAPYPKGVYHLQVTEQSGRSTHFRLVKR; the protein is encoded by the coding sequence ATGAAAAAACTGACTGCCCTGCTATTGGTTCTATTCTCAATTGCCTTAGCTCATCTTTCAGCCCAAACCCTTACTTTTTTTGATTATCAGGATCATCTATCCGTTACCGGAGCGGACAACAAGTCCATTACCGAAATGGTGTACAAGGATAATCACCTTTATACGGTAGGCTATTTCAATAAATTGGCCTTTATCAATCAGGATACCACGGTCCATGCCATGCAATCGGGAACCCTTATCGCGGGGTTTGTCACAAAATCTGATTCGGCCGGAAATCTAATTTGGGCCAAGAGTTTTGGCAATCCAGGAATAGCGACTCCTGACGATATTGCGGTAGACGATCAGGGAAACTTGTACATCACCGGTTATTTTGGCTTGCAAATACCTGTGGATTTTGACCCCGGCCCTGGAACCTTTCTAATGACCAGTGAAAGAGCCCATGCTCAGTTTATATTAAAACTGGATTCCCGTGGCAACTTTGTTTGGGCTCGTCAACTGCCTCAAAACAGCCGGATACCTGGTTACCTGTCTATCACCTTAGATGGAGCTGGTGACGTTTATGTAGCTGGTGGGTTTCAAGATACGATCGATCTTGACCCTGGTCCAGGCGTAGACTTGAATCCGGGTAATGGGTCCCAAAATTCCTTCCTGATGAAATTGAACCCCAACGGCCAGCGCATTTGGGTAGAAAGTGACTGGGGAGGTGGTAATCTTTTTATCCGCGATGTTCAAATTGATCCACAGGGTGGTTTGTACTTAACGGGTGCCTGTTTTTCCAGCCCCGATCTAGACCCCGGCCCCTGCGAAAGACGGGGAACCAAAACTTTCTATATTGCCAAATGGGATACCAGCCGCCAGTTTCACTGGGCTCGAGATATGGAGCGGGTGGTCTACTCCATCCTCCCCGATTCGATGGGAAACTTGTACTACAACGGGAGCTACCAAAACCACAATGATTTTGATCCCGGCCCTGGTGTGGATCTAAAACCTCACCTCCCCGCTTCTACCATGGGATTGTACCTGGCCAAAATGAGCGCCGAAGGTATTTACCAATGGAGCCGGGCCATGAAATTTCAGCCGAACTGGTCGCATTACCCCATGATGATGGGTAAATCAGGTGATCTTTTAACCGCCGGATACTTTGACCTACAAGCCCAATTTGATGAATACGATACGGCAGTAACCCGCACCCAGGGAGGTAGAGACGCATTCATCGTAACCCACAGTGCCAATGGTGAATACTTAGGAAAAACGACGTTTGCAAGTTCACAAAATGAATCCATCTGGCATTTGGCGGGAGATCCAAATACGAATAATCTATTCGTCAATTTTTCCGTCACCCGAAGTTTAGACCTTGATCCTGATCCACAGCAAACGGTGACTCATTCCAATGGTATTGGCTATTTTGATTTAGTAGTAGCCCGTTATAAGTTCTGTACCGTTTTGATTCCTACGGACACGGTATTCATTTGCCCTGGTGACAGCGTTTGGGTGGCCGGAGCTTACCGTAAAACAATCGGCAATTATTCGGAACCTACTAATGTACCCAATTGCAACTGCCATACTCTTACCACAGTTGCAGCGGCGCAATCCCAGGTTAAAGAGGAAATTATTGCGTTGTGCCCCGGCAAAGTCTATACTTTTCGAAATGGAGACACCACTCACCTTCCCACAAAACATGAATGTACCCTCTCTTTTCCCGGAGCTTGTGATACTACATTTATAACGCATGTAGTGAGTTCACCTCCTTGCTTTAAACCCATTTATAAAAATGCCAGCACTTGCGTAGGACAGCTCTACTATTTCCCGGATGGGGACACTTCATCCATCGCAACTATTGATACGAGCTATGTAAGTTCACCTTACGCTTGCGATAGTATGATTATCACTCAACTGCAGGTGGTTAATCAGAATAAATTCAGCGTTCAGGCCAGCGTTTGCCAAGGCAACTTCTACACCTTTCCGGATGGAGACACCTCGAGTATAGCCACGGTGGATACAAGCGTGATGGTGAGTCAAGCGGGTTGCCAGAGCACTATTATTACTCATTTAACCATTAGTCCGGGCTTCCATATCACGGAAAACGCTTCTGTATGTAAGGGCCAGGTCTACATGTTTCCAGATGGTGATACTTCATCCATGGCCGGCACTCATATTAGCCATTTGAGTTCTCATACCGGATGTGATAGTTTAGTAGAAACCCAATTGACGTTAAACCCACACTATGAGCGCTTGGATTCAGCCGTTATATGTCCTGGTGATCAATACCTATTCCCAGGTGGCAATATTGGAACAATGGCTACTACCGACACGGCCTTACTCAGCACCCAAATGGGATGCGACAGCACCATTATCACCGTACTTGAAGTAAAAACGCTGGACACCGTTGTAACTGAGATCAACGGAGTACTTGTCGCCCGAGATTCCCTGGCCAGTAGCTACCAATGGATCGAATGTCATACCGGTAAGCACCTGGTGGGTGAGCAACAACGAACATTCACACCCACCCAAAATGGATATTATGGGGTAATTATAAGCCGAGACAACTGCTCGGATACGGCATGTTTTGCCATGGAAACCGTTGGAATTCAAAACGGATCAGGTGTTCAAAATCAATTTAGGGTATACCCCAATCCAACTGAACGCCATACGCTACTGAGCCATAAGGACGAATCGATCCGTTACTCCCTCACTTTGTACAACAGCAAAGGACAAGTTTTGCTTCGGGAAGACTCTATAAAAGACAGTCAGTTCCCGATTGATTTGGCCCCTTATCCCAAAGGGGTGTATCACCTTCAGGTGACTGAACAATCTGGTAGAAGCACCCATTTTCGATTGGTCAAAAGGTAA
- a CDS encoding adenylate/guanylate cyclase domain-containing protein, protein MSESPEEELSLNRRFINITNAAYWIGLIAHFSAVFMFFVLDIKELAWFNLLYSVPAFASALILNRRGAINLAFFLAFTELWLHQIVTSYFLGWDSGAHYWLIYLAGLCFFNPKWKSIFQFGMLGVVSLTYAILFLTTQEAQYVIDSEPSNVVLVINSVSVIVVISLLINYYSKSASRAEMRLLEEKEVTKQMSDKVEALLNQQVSLEIAKEMIFSNQELPTKSYDATVMFLDIRDFTVFADSRTPSEVAHFQNLVFGELIRIVEGNNGVVLQLLGDGLMAVFGAPREDSDHAKKAVRSGYDILDKVKELGENGKIPNIRLGIGLNSGNLVAGNIGNEQRRSYSLTGKNVIIAARIEPLNKKVGSQFLISESVFLAANDRVQSHEDLGLMHLKGIEKPVRVFKLV, encoded by the coding sequence ATGAGCGAATCTCCGGAAGAAGAACTATCCTTAAATCGTCGGTTTATCAATATTACCAATGCAGCTTACTGGATTGGTTTAATTGCCCATTTTTCGGCGGTGTTCATGTTCTTTGTCCTGGACATCAAAGAACTGGCTTGGTTCAATTTGCTCTACAGCGTCCCAGCCTTTGCCAGTGCGCTTATTCTAAATAGGAGAGGGGCGATAAACCTGGCTTTTTTTCTGGCCTTCACGGAATTGTGGTTGCATCAGATCGTTACATCCTACTTTCTGGGTTGGGACTCAGGGGCTCACTATTGGTTAATCTACCTGGCTGGGCTTTGCTTTTTCAATCCCAAATGGAAGAGCATCTTCCAATTTGGAATGCTTGGGGTGGTGAGCCTAACCTACGCGATTTTATTTTTAACCACCCAAGAAGCTCAATATGTTATTGATTCAGAGCCAAGTAATGTTGTTTTAGTAATCAACTCGGTTTCGGTTATCGTAGTGATTTCGCTCTTGATCAACTATTACTCCAAATCGGCCAGCAGAGCTGAAATGCGATTATTGGAGGAGAAAGAAGTGACCAAACAAATGTCGGATAAGGTGGAGGCCTTGCTCAATCAACAGGTATCTCTGGAAATAGCCAAGGAGATGATTTTTAGCAACCAGGAACTGCCCACCAAAAGTTATGATGCAACAGTCATGTTTCTCGATATTCGAGATTTTACGGTCTTCGCCGATTCCAGAACACCCTCAGAAGTAGCTCATTTTCAAAACCTGGTATTCGGAGAACTGATTCGAATCGTGGAAGGGAACAATGGGGTGGTTCTTCAACTCTTGGGAGATGGATTGATGGCGGTTTTTGGAGCTCCCCGGGAAGACTCGGATCATGCTAAAAAGGCGGTGCGATCAGGCTATGACATATTGGACAAAGTGAAAGAGTTAGGGGAGAATGGAAAAATACCGAATATCCGCCTGGGAATAGGTTTGAATTCGGGAAATCTTGTGGCCGGAAATATTGGTAATGAGCAGCGCCGGTCTTATTCCTTAACCGGTAAAAACGTGATTATCGCAGCACGAATAGAGCCCTTGAACAAAAAAGTGGGCAGTCAATTTCTCATTTCCGAAAGTGTTTTTCTGGCGGCCAACGATAGGGTCCAGTCCCATGAAGATTTAGGTCTGATGCATCTGAAAGGAATTGAAAAGCCCGTTCGTGTGTTTAAGCTCGTTTAG
- a CDS encoding thioredoxin family protein, with protein sequence MALVESNMMELGTPAPIFQLPDTVSGKLLSLQDLRSEKATVVMFICNHCPYVIHVNEALVKVARKYQEKGIQFIAISSNNVETHPQDGPEYMTRVAQQLGYPFPYLYDETQDVAKAYGAECTPDFFVFDQDLKCAYRGRFDDSRPGMGQASGTDLCTALDAILAEEPVDTEQYPSMGCSIKWK encoded by the coding sequence ATGGCCTTGGTAGAATCCAATATGATGGAATTGGGAACCCCAGCTCCCATTTTTCAATTGCCCGACACCGTTTCCGGTAAGTTGCTTTCCCTGCAGGATTTGCGCTCAGAAAAAGCAACGGTGGTTATGTTCATCTGCAACCATTGTCCTTACGTGATTCACGTAAATGAAGCGTTAGTCAAAGTTGCTCGTAAATACCAGGAAAAGGGGATTCAGTTTATCGCTATTAGTAGCAACAACGTGGAAACGCATCCCCAGGATGGCCCCGAGTATATGACTCGAGTGGCTCAGCAGTTAGGTTATCCTTTTCCTTATCTCTACGATGAAACCCAGGATGTAGCTAAGGCCTATGGAGCTGAATGTACACCCGATTTCTTTGTTTTTGACCAGGATTTGAAATGCGCTTATCGAGGTCGTTTCGATGATTCGAGACCGGGAATGGGGCAGGCGAGTGGAACCGATCTCTGTACGGCCCTGGATGCTATTCTGGCGGAAGAACCTGTGGATACTGAACAATACCCAAGTATGGGGTGCAGTATTAAATGGAAGTAG
- a CDS encoding MOSC domain-containing protein, which produces MKVISTNIGQRKTVIWQGQEVETGIFKDPVNHPLTLEATDVKGDHVIDRRYHGGVDKACYLYSVDHYAFWKEKYPDLDWSYGMFGENLSLSDCDERQVFIGDTYQAGSAVIQVSQPRQPCFKLGVRFGDQGVLKEFINQSYSGIYVRVLKPGEVSTGDELQLIERAENSVTVADVFRMLYHGAQDSETLEKVLANSWLSATNKEYLSKKYSQ; this is translated from the coding sequence ATGAAAGTGATTTCCACCAACATTGGCCAACGGAAAACCGTTATTTGGCAAGGACAAGAAGTAGAAACCGGAATTTTTAAGGATCCTGTAAATCATCCTTTGACTTTGGAAGCAACGGACGTAAAAGGCGATCACGTTATTGACCGTCGTTACCACGGCGGGGTAGATAAAGCCTGCTACCTCTACTCGGTGGATCACTACGCCTTTTGGAAAGAAAAGTACCCCGATCTCGATTGGAGTTATGGCATGTTTGGAGAAAACCTCAGTTTGAGTGATTGCGACGAACGCCAGGTTTTCATTGGTGATACCTACCAAGCAGGAAGTGCCGTGATTCAGGTTTCTCAACCCCGGCAACCTTGTTTTAAGTTGGGAGTTCGATTTGGAGATCAGGGCGTGTTAAAGGAATTTATCAATCAGTCGTATTCCGGTATTTATGTACGGGTGTTGAAACCGGGTGAAGTATCTACCGGCGATGAGCTTCAACTTATCGAACGTGCGGAAAACAGTGTTACCGTGGCAGATGTGTTTCGAATGCTCTATCACGGAGCCCAAGATTCTGAAACCTTAGAAAAGGTACTGGCGAATTCCTGGCTTTCGGCAACGAATAAAGAATACCTCAGTAAAAAGTACTCCCAATAG
- a CDS encoding endonuclease/exonuclease/phosphatase family protein — protein MIGRSAGLVLILLWSVWGQAQSLKDLDWGTDSTLEVASWNIERFPKRGNATIDSVGKIIAAMDIDVWALQEIDDTNDLKRSLRSLPDYKAVFGKVYFRGLAYVYNTKTVKNAKVSQLFTQSQYRNPLPRAPLVLEFEYQDSTIRVINNHYKCCGNGSWDRNDPGDEESRRYAGHRLIMDYVNLNWFNERVMVVGDLNDLITDPQVHNIFQQEIDDTNYYFVDMPIAQSSSANWSYPSWPSHLDHILINKPLLSTFSSPNQQVSCVKVDDYLNGGWNDYDYYISDHRPVAYRFALGVAQDQDTTKQDTALGINLDNLAKESAFRIFPNPSTSNSRLEWQKDVEVSRIVVKEMSGKTIQDISINPRAADRSIPLQLPRAGWYWVQCFHEGEVLDVLPAIVLE, from the coding sequence ATGATTGGAAGAAGCGCTGGATTAGTATTGATATTGCTTTGGTCTGTTTGGGGTCAGGCACAATCCCTTAAAGACCTTGATTGGGGTACAGATTCAACCTTAGAAGTAGCAAGCTGGAACATTGAGCGGTTTCCTAAACGCGGTAATGCGACCATCGATTCGGTGGGCAAGATCATCGCAGCTATGGACATTGATGTATGGGCTTTGCAAGAAATTGATGATACCAACGATCTAAAGCGTTCATTGCGTTCTTTACCCGATTACAAGGCCGTTTTTGGAAAAGTGTATTTCCGGGGATTGGCCTATGTGTACAATACCAAAACGGTGAAAAACGCCAAAGTTTCCCAGTTGTTTACCCAGAGTCAATACCGTAATCCATTGCCCCGAGCTCCTTTGGTTCTTGAGTTTGAGTACCAGGATTCTACCATTCGGGTGATTAACAACCATTACAAGTGTTGCGGAAATGGGTCGTGGGACAGAAACGATCCGGGGGATGAAGAGTCCAGACGCTATGCCGGACACCGTTTGATCATGGACTATGTTAACCTGAACTGGTTCAACGAGCGTGTGATGGTGGTTGGTGATTTGAATGATCTGATCACCGATCCTCAGGTGCATAACATCTTCCAACAGGAAATAGATGATACCAACTACTATTTTGTAGACATGCCCATTGCTCAGTCTTCATCGGCCAATTGGTCCTATCCATCCTGGCCATCGCACCTCGATCACATTTTGATTAACAAGCCCTTGCTGAGCACCTTTAGCAGTCCTAATCAACAGGTGAGTTGCGTCAAGGTAGACGATTACCTCAATGGTGGCTGGAACGATTACGACTACTACATTTCGGATCACCGTCCGGTAGCCTATCGGTTTGCTCTGGGTGTGGCCCAAGATCAGGATACCACCAAGCAGGATACTGCACTTGGAATCAACCTGGATAACTTAGCGAAAGAATCAGCATTTCGCATTTTCCCGAACCCAAGCACTTCGAATAGCCGGCTGGAGTGGCAAAAGGATGTGGAAGTATCCCGAATTGTAGTTAAAGAAATGTCTGGGAAAACCATTCAGGATATTTCGATAAACCCTCGAGCTGCTGACCGCTCCATTCCTTTACAATTACCTCGTGCTGGTTGGTATTGGGTTCAATGTTTTCATGAGGGGGAGGTACTCGATGTTCTCCCTGCCATTGTGCTCGAATGA
- a CDS encoding 1-acyl-sn-glycerol-3-phosphate acyltransferase: MKWLAYTLSSFYYLVFFGLLLVFHPIQVLSWKIRGYQGQKRAVDLLNYCLIKSWAILGSRVTFNGLNDIPVGKPLIIVSNHQSQYDIPPVVWGFRKHFPKFISKKELGKGIPSISYNLRKGGSALIDRKNRSQAIKEIIKLGRHVEQNNYSVCIYPEGTRSKDGQLKPFKSGGLTTLLRTAPSALVIPFVIEGTYALQGSGFPLGIGKRLTFTALPPIDRNAKSPEEIVDQVERAIRKQLNQPLATGFSESVS, from the coding sequence ATGAAATGGTTGGCTTATACCCTTTCTTCCTTTTACTACCTCGTATTCTTTGGTTTACTGTTAGTATTTCATCCGATTCAGGTGTTGAGTTGGAAGATAAGAGGATACCAAGGCCAAAAACGAGCTGTGGATCTGCTGAATTATTGTTTAATCAAAAGCTGGGCAATTTTGGGTTCTCGGGTAACCTTCAATGGTTTAAACGATATCCCGGTCGGAAAACCCTTGATCATTGTTTCCAACCACCAGAGTCAATATGACATTCCCCCAGTTGTATGGGGTTTTCGAAAGCATTTTCCCAAGTTCATTTCCAAGAAAGAGCTGGGCAAAGGAATTCCAAGTATATCGTACAATCTCCGCAAGGGAGGCTCGGCGCTGATCGATCGGAAAAACCGTTCTCAGGCCATTAAAGAAATCATCAAACTGGGCAGGCATGTTGAGCAAAACAACTATTCGGTATGCATTTATCCGGAAGGCACGAGAAGTAAAGATGGTCAACTCAAGCCCTTTAAATCGGGTGGGTTAACTACCCTACTCCGAACAGCCCCTTCTGCACTGGTCATACCCTTTGTCATTGAAGGAACCTATGCCCTTCAAGGTTCCGGATTTCCCTTGGGTATTGGCAAAAGACTAACTTTTACTGCTCTGCCTCCAATCGATAGAAATGCCAAAAGCCCGGAAGAAATTGTGGACCAAGTTGAAAGGGCGATTCGCAAACAATTGAATCAACCTTTAGCTACAGGTTTTTCAGAATCGGTAAGTTGA